Genomic window (Pseudomonas hydrolytica):
AAGTATTCACCCATGGTGCAGCCGGCGTACGGAGCCAGGAACTGCAGGGCAGCGGATTCGGAAGCCGAAGCTGCAACCACGATGGTGTTGGCCAGGGCGCCAGCTTCTTCCAGCTTGCGTACCACGTTGGCGATGGTCGACTGCTTCTGACCTACGGCGACGTAGACGCAGCGGATGCCGCTGTCTTTCTGGTTGATGATGGCGTCGACGGCCAGAGCAGTCTTACCGATCTGACGGTCACCGATGATCAGCTCGCGCTGGCCACGGCCTACCGGAATCATGGCATCGACGGACTTGTAACCGGTCTGTACCGGCTGGTCGACCGACTTACGCCAGATCACGCCCGGCGCAACCTTTTCAACGGCGTCGCTGGCGGCGGCGTTGATCGGGCCTTTGCCATCGATCGGGTTGCCCAGTGCGTCAACCACACGGCCCAGCAGTTCCGGACCAACCGGGACTTCCAGGATGCGGCCGGTGCACTTGGCGCTCATGCCTTCGGCGAGGGTCAGGTAGCTACCCAGTACCACGGCACCCACGGAGTCTTGCTCCAGGTTCAGGGCCATGCCGTACACGCCACCAGGGAATTCGATCATCTCGCCGTACATCACGTCGGCGAGGCCGTAGATGCGCACGATACCGTCGGAAACGCTGACGATGGTGCCTTCATTACGGGCTTGAGCGGTTACATCAAGCGACTCAATGCGCTGCTTGATGATTTCGCTAATTTCGGAAGGATTCAGTTGCTGCATGCCAGTTCCCTCAAATCAGGATTTCAACGCTTCGGCCAGCTTGTTCAGCTTGCCGCGGACCGAACCGTCGATGACCAGGTCACCTGCACGAATGACAACGCCGCCGATCAGGGCGGGATTGACCACGGGCTTGGGCTGGACGGTGCGATCGAGCCGCTTGGAAAGGGCGGCAGCCAGAGTTTGCAATTGTTCGGCATTGAGCTCGAAAGCCGACTCGACCTCGACATCGAGGGCGCGTTCGGCTTCAGCCTTCAGCACGGCGAATTGTTCGCGTACCACCGGCAGCAGCGACAGTCGGTCGTTGCTACCCAGCGAGCGCAGGAAGTTGCTGAACGAAGCGTCGATGTGCCCGGCACAGATCTGCGCCAGTACATTGACTTTCTGCTCATCGGTCAACGCCGGGTTGACCAACTGCTGAGCCACGGCCGAGGTCTGAACGGCAGCCGCGGAAAGCGACAGCATGTTCAGCCAGGCGTCGGCCTGCTGTGCAGCACTGGCAAACTCAAACGCGGCTTTCGCGTAGGGCCGAGCGAGCGTGTTGGTATTGATCATCGCGAGCCTCGCTTAGAGTTGAGAGGCCAGTTTTGCGACCAGATCGTTGTGCGCAGCGCCGTCCACGGAGGACTGCAGGATCTGCTCGGCGCCGGTGACAGCCAGAGCTGCTACCTGTGCACGCAGTTGATCCTTGGCACGGTTCACTTCCAGATCGATTTCGGCTTTGGCGCCTGCGATCAACTTTTCACCTTCGGAGCGGGCCTGGGCCTTGGCTTCCTCGACGATCGCGTTGGCGGTCTTGTTCGCCCGATCGAGAATCTCGGCAGCTTGCTCTTTGGTGTCACGAAGCATCTGGGCAGCGCGTTCCTGGGCCAACTGCAGATCACGCTCGGCGCGCCCGGCAGCATCCAGACCTTCTGCGATTTTCTTCTGGCGTTCCTGCATGGCCTGCGTCAGCGGCGGCCATACGAACTTCATGCAGAACCAGACGAAAATAGCGAAGGCAATCGTTTGACCGAACAGGGTCAGGTTAATGTTCACAGCGATTTACCTCGTGCTATCTCGTGTTCCGGGGAAGAAAAGCCTGAAGAGGCAGCACGCATGCTGCCTCGAACTCAGGAGCTCTTAACCCGCGACAACGAAGATCAGGTACATCGCGATACCCACGCCGATCATCGGAACGGCGTCGAGCAGACCGGCCATCAGGAAGGTCTTGGTTTGCAGCTGCGGGCCCAGCTCAGGCTGGCGAGCGGTGGATTCCAGCAGCTTGCCGCCCAGCAGGGCGAAGCCGATACCGGTACCCAGGGCACCCAGACCGATCATGATGGCAGCGGCGATGTAGACGAGTTCCATAGTTAGCTCCAGAGTTTTTAGAGGTTAAGGTTACGAGTTAGGGGTTTTCGGGTTTTCGGTGTCGATCAGTGGTGATCTTCGTGCGCAGCACTCAGATAAACCACGGTCAGCACCATGAAAATGAACGCCTGCAGCGGGATGACCAGGATGTGGAAGATAGCCCACGGCACGTTGAGGCCCCACTGAACGTAGAAGGGCAGCAGCGCGATCAGGATAAACACCACTTCACCGGCATACATGTTGCCGAACAGACGCAGGGCCAGGCTCAGCGGCTTGGTCAGCAGGCCGATGATTTCCAGGAACAGGTTGAAAGGAATCAGCGCCCAGTGATTGAACGGGGTGAACGACAGTTCCTTGGTAAAGCCGCCAACGCCCTTGACCTTGATGCTGTAGAAGATGATCAGCAGGAACACGCCCAGGGAGATACCGAAGGTACCGTTGGGGTCGGCGGTGGGGACGATCTTGAAGTAGGGCAGCCCCATGGCATGAGCCAGACCGGGGATGTAGTCGACCGGGATCCACTTCAGGCTGTTCATCAGGAACACCCAGACGAAGATGGTCAGGGCCAGCGGCGCAACCAGCGGGTTCTTGCCGTGGAAAGTGTCCTTGACGATGCCCTGGACGAACTCGATGCACATCTCGGCCATGTTCTGCAGACCGGAAGGAACGCCGGTCACGGCCTTCTTGGCGGCCATGCGGAACAGGGTGATGAAGATCAGGCCCATGAACAGCGACCAGCCCAGAGTGTCCACGTGGACAGCCCAGAAGCCCATCGCTTTCACTTCTTCCGGGGTCTGGGCAATGATCCAGCCCTTTTCCGGATGCGAGCCGTAGACCAGGTTCTGCAGGTGATGCTGGATATATTCTGCTGGGGTATCAGCCATAAACGCCTCAAACGGTCCAATGCTTCAGAAAACTTTCATGAGCAGGGGCGCACAGGCTGCCGCC
Coding sequences:
- a CDS encoding F0F1 ATP synthase subunit delta; the protein is MINTNTLARPYAKAAFEFASAAQQADAWLNMLSLSAAAVQTSAVAQQLVNPALTDEQKVNVLAQICAGHIDASFSNFLRSLGSNDRLSLLPVVREQFAVLKAEAERALDVEVESAFELNAEQLQTLAAALSKRLDRTVQPKPVVNPALIGGVVIRAGDLVIDGSVRGKLNKLAEALKS
- a CDS encoding F0F1 ATP synthase subunit B yields the protein MNINLTLFGQTIAFAIFVWFCMKFVWPPLTQAMQERQKKIAEGLDAAGRAERDLQLAQERAAQMLRDTKEQAAEILDRANKTANAIVEEAKAQARSEGEKLIAGAKAEIDLEVNRAKDQLRAQVAALAVTGAEQILQSSVDGAAHNDLVAKLASQL
- the atpE gene encoding F0F1 ATP synthase subunit C, producing MELVYIAAAIMIGLGALGTGIGFALLGGKLLESTARQPELGPQLQTKTFLMAGLLDAVPMIGVGIAMYLIFVVAG
- the atpB gene encoding F0F1 ATP synthase subunit A, with the protein product MADTPAEYIQHHLQNLVYGSHPEKGWIIAQTPEEVKAMGFWAVHVDTLGWSLFMGLIFITLFRMAAKKAVTGVPSGLQNMAEMCIEFVQGIVKDTFHGKNPLVAPLALTIFVWVFLMNSLKWIPVDYIPGLAHAMGLPYFKIVPTADPNGTFGISLGVFLLIIFYSIKVKGVGGFTKELSFTPFNHWALIPFNLFLEIIGLLTKPLSLALRLFGNMYAGEVVFILIALLPFYVQWGLNVPWAIFHILVIPLQAFIFMVLTVVYLSAAHEDHH